One window of Aerococcus tenax genomic DNA carries:
- the lepA gene encoding translation elongation factor 4, whose protein sequence is MNELKERQKRIRNFSIVAHIDHGKSTLADRILQKTGTVSDREMHDQLLDSMDLEQERGITIKLNAVELEYQAEDGQEYIFHLIDTPGHVDFAYEVSRSLQACEGALLVVDAAQGIEAQTLANAYLAVDNDLELVPVINKIDLPAANPEYVRTEIEDIIGIDASEAVLCSAKTGIGIEEILEQIVTKIPAPQGDIEAPLQALIFDSVYDSYRGVVLSVRIENGIVKPGDTIELMSNGKQFDVTDLGIMSPHPISRDYLMAGDVGYITASIKTIQDTKVGDTVTLADRPAAEALPGYRPMMPMVYSGLYPVDSADYVALREALEKLQLNDASLTFEPESSQALGFGYRCGFLGMLHMDVTQERLERDFNLDLIMTAPSVIYHVYKTDGEMVEVSNPSEMPDNTQIDWIEEPYVRAEIMVPKDFVGNVMELAQQKRGNFVNMEYLDDIRVNIIYEMPLNEVIFDFFDRLKSGTKGYASLDYQLIGYQKSNLVKLDILLSGEPVDALSTIVHRDFAYDRGRKLAEKLKEVIPRQMFEVPVQAAIGNKIIARTTIKAYRKDVTAKLYGGDVTRRQKLLKKQKEGKKRMKAVGSVEVPQEAFLAILDMDDEK, encoded by the coding sequence ATGAATGAATTAAAAGAAAGACAGAAACGCATTAGAAATTTTTCGATTGTGGCCCATATTGACCACGGTAAGTCAACCTTAGCTGACCGTATTTTGCAAAAGACTGGGACGGTTTCTGACCGGGAAATGCATGATCAACTACTTGATTCCATGGATTTAGAGCAAGAACGTGGCATCACTATTAAACTAAATGCCGTTGAATTAGAGTACCAAGCAGAAGATGGCCAAGAATATATCTTCCATTTGATCGATACTCCGGGGCACGTCGATTTTGCCTATGAAGTATCACGGAGTCTGCAAGCCTGTGAAGGGGCGCTTTTGGTGGTTGACGCGGCTCAAGGGATTGAAGCTCAAACTTTGGCAAATGCTTATTTAGCAGTGGATAATGATTTAGAGTTAGTGCCAGTCATCAATAAGATCGATCTACCTGCAGCTAATCCTGAATATGTTAGAACTGAAATTGAGGATATTATTGGTATTGATGCGAGCGAGGCGGTCTTGTGTAGTGCTAAGACTGGGATTGGTATTGAGGAAATCCTGGAACAAATTGTGACTAAAATACCTGCTCCCCAAGGGGATATCGAAGCGCCTCTCCAGGCATTGATTTTCGACTCCGTCTATGATTCTTATCGGGGAGTCGTTCTTAGTGTGCGGATTGAAAACGGCATAGTAAAACCTGGTGATACCATTGAATTAATGAGTAATGGTAAGCAGTTTGATGTCACTGACCTAGGAATTATGTCGCCTCACCCCATTAGTCGGGATTATTTAATGGCAGGGGATGTTGGCTATATTACTGCAAGTATCAAGACTATCCAAGATACTAAGGTGGGCGATACTGTGACTTTAGCGGATCGTCCTGCAGCAGAAGCCTTACCTGGTTATCGTCCCATGATGCCTATGGTATATAGTGGTCTATATCCAGTAGATTCTGCTGATTATGTTGCCCTTAGAGAAGCCTTAGAAAAGCTGCAATTAAACGACGCCTCTCTAACCTTTGAGCCGGAATCATCCCAAGCTTTAGGTTTTGGCTATCGGTGTGGTTTCTTAGGTATGCTCCATATGGATGTTACTCAAGAACGACTCGAACGTGATTTCAACCTTGATTTAATCATGACCGCACCATCGGTTATTTACCATGTTTATAAAACCGATGGGGAAATGGTAGAAGTCTCCAACCCTTCTGAAATGCCAGATAATACCCAAATCGATTGGATTGAAGAGCCTTACGTCCGTGCTGAAATTATGGTACCTAAGGATTTTGTTGGAAATGTCATGGAACTTGCCCAACAAAAGCGGGGAAATTTTGTCAACATGGAATACCTGGATGATATTCGGGTGAATATTATTTATGAAATGCCCCTGAATGAAGTGATTTTTGACTTCTTTGACCGTCTAAAATCCGGCACCAAGGGCTATGCTTCGCTTGACTATCAACTGATCGGTTATCAAAAGAGCAATTTAGTCAAACTCGATATCTTACTGAGCGGAGAACCTGTCGACGCCTTGAGTACTATCGTTCACCGTGATTTTGCCTATGACCGCGGACGTAAACTAGCCGAAAAATTAAAAGAAGTGATTCCACGGCAAATGTTCGAAGTGCCTGTTCAAGCAGCCATTGGGAATAAAATTATTGCCCGCACTACGATCAAGGCTTATCGAAAAGATGTTACTGCCAAGTTATATGGTGGTGACGTCACCAGAAGACAGAAGCTGTTGAAGAAACAAAAAGAAGGTAAGAAGCGCATGAAGGCAGTAGGATCTGTTGAAGTGCCTCAGGAAGCCTTCCTGGCCATCTTGGATATGGATGATGAGAAATAG
- a CDS encoding type 2 periplasmic-binding domain-containing protein: protein MDLKIIHTEEGPALLLPNEEIFKEYSQWTLKENDDQEDSFILLPRVDNPYRHACDGEFYLGEAWDDYDHKEVD, encoded by the coding sequence TTGGATTTAAAAATTATTCACACTGAAGAGGGGCCTGCTTTACTGCTGCCAAATGAAGAAATATTTAAAGAATATAGTCAATGGACTTTAAAGGAAAATGATGACCAAGAAGATAGCTTTATTTTACTTCCACGGGTAGATAACCCTTATCGTCATGCTTGTGATGGGGAATTTTACCTGGGAGAGGCCTGGGATGATTATGATCATAAGGAGGTGGACTGA
- a CDS encoding type II toxin-antitoxin system PemK/MazF family toxin, which produces MAYQPRQKDIVWINFNPSKGHEIQKRRPALIVSSDDYNHATHFVIVCPITNTKRKLKTHLRLKGYQTTGQVMTQQMYSLDVTEAGGREIQYIERLSKKDFHLIKQLIQYNFDF; this is translated from the coding sequence ATGGCCTACCAACCACGGCAAAAAGACATTGTCTGGATTAATTTTAACCCTTCCAAAGGTCACGAAATTCAAAAACGCCGGCCAGCTTTAATCGTTTCCTCCGATGACTACAACCATGCCACCCATTTTGTCATTGTCTGCCCGATAACCAATACAAAAAGGAAACTTAAAACCCATTTAAGACTAAAGGGCTACCAAACTACAGGTCAAGTGATGACCCAGCAAATGTATTCTTTAGATGTGACTGAAGCTGGTGGAAGAGAAATTCAATACATCGAAAGATTGTCTAAGAAAGATTTCCATCTTATTAAACAACTGATTCAATATAATTTTGATTTTTAA
- a CDS encoding baeRF3 domain-containing protein, with the protein MTVDKRLYRVVKANAEKGSPKISLYMPTHRAAPENQQDPIRYENLLNEVKTQLETNYPDSDWQGTFDHLSKLIDEKVDFWQKNKEGLVILASEQLIEIFRLRQEQEEIAYVGDYFHLVPLLAYYEEAFDVILADIAKDQVQLYLADQYSYEPTEIDEIKSSFYDIYDDNDSENKQTTSRGQGSIHSNQSKSAQVERDRDKYFSYLDQEFDKLAKDVERKILLAGTKENIAAFKKEASSKAYLDTAIEQPISGENHQRIKELLAETLSPLAKDNVRTIEDKIEEARGASLLMEEVEDIQLAAKEGRIAELVIFYGESSTYASLIDKLIHQTIINSGEISVIPASSVSETSTYALLRY; encoded by the coding sequence ATGACTGTCGACAAACGTTTATATCGTGTAGTTAAAGCCAATGCTGAAAAGGGGAGCCCGAAAATTTCATTGTATATGCCAACCCATCGAGCTGCTCCAGAAAATCAGCAGGATCCTATCCGTTATGAAAATTTACTCAATGAAGTCAAGACGCAATTAGAGACTAATTATCCCGATAGTGATTGGCAAGGGACTTTTGATCATTTGTCTAAATTAATTGATGAAAAAGTCGATTTTTGGCAAAAAAATAAAGAAGGCTTGGTGATACTAGCTAGTGAACAGTTGATTGAGATCTTTAGATTACGGCAAGAGCAAGAAGAAATCGCCTATGTAGGAGATTATTTCCATTTGGTTCCCTTATTAGCTTACTATGAGGAAGCTTTTGATGTGATTTTGGCCGATATTGCTAAAGACCAAGTCCAATTATACTTAGCTGACCAGTATTCTTATGAACCGACTGAAATTGATGAAATCAAAAGTTCATTTTACGATATTTATGATGATAATGATTCTGAAAACAAACAAACGACATCTAGGGGGCAAGGGTCTATTCATTCTAATCAAAGCAAATCCGCCCAAGTCGAAAGAGATCGTGATAAATATTTCAGCTACCTAGATCAAGAATTCGACAAACTGGCTAAGGATGTGGAAAGAAAAATATTATTAGCTGGAACCAAGGAGAATATTGCTGCCTTTAAAAAGGAAGCTTCATCGAAGGCTTACTTGGATACAGCGATTGAGCAGCCAATTAGCGGCGAAAACCACCAAAGAATTAAAGAGCTTTTAGCTGAGACTCTTTCACCACTAGCCAAAGACAATGTTAGAACCATAGAAGATAAAATTGAAGAGGCTAGGGGAGCTTCTCTCCTTATGGAAGAAGTTGAGGATATTCAGCTTGCCGCTAAAGAAGGACGGATTGCTGAGCTAGTAATATTCTATGGAGAGTCATCGACTTATGCGAGTTTGATTGATAAATTAATCCATCAAACCATTATAAATAGTGGGGAGATTTCAGTTATTCCTGCTAGCTCGGTTTCAGAGACGTCTACTTATGCCTTGTTACGTTATTAG
- a CDS encoding formate--tetrahydrofolate ligase yields the protein MLTDIEIAQANKSLPIKEIAKEVNLNEEDLIPYGHDKAKINHQALEKLKDNKKGRLILVTSINPTPAGEGKSTLTIGLGDALRRLDKKTMIALREPSLGPTMGLKGGAAGGGYAQVVPMEDINLHFTGDLHAITQANNLLSAIIDNHIQQGNQLGIDSRRITWKRVMDMNDRVLRHIVVGLGSPGNGYVREDGFDITVASEIMAILCLSRNLDELRQRFDKIVIGYTRDQEAVTVKDLGCSGAMALLMKDAILPNLVQTLEHTPALIHGGPFANIAHGCNSVIATDTALRLADYVITEAGFGADLGAEKFMDIKVPILEKSPDAVVIVATARALKHHGNPNLDKNAALEERLEAVRKGFANLGRHIQIMKSYQVPVLVAINHFKDDTDEEIELIKELCQKEETPSYLADVWEKGGQGALDLGQAVIDSIDGEQNTHFQPLYQADQKSIEEKIQVINQKIYGGEGVEYSAEAKKQLAAIKKNGWDHLPICMAKTQYSLSDDPKLLGAPENFTLHIRELVPKLGAGFIVALTGNVLTMPGLPKQPAALKMSIDNQGKISGLF from the coding sequence ATGTTAACGGATATCGAAATTGCACAAGCTAATAAGTCTTTACCTATTAAAGAGATTGCCAAAGAAGTCAATTTAAACGAAGAGGATCTGATTCCTTATGGCCATGATAAGGCTAAAATTAACCATCAAGCCCTTGAAAAATTAAAAGATAATAAAAAAGGTAGGCTAATTTTAGTAACATCGATTAATCCTACCCCTGCAGGCGAAGGAAAATCTACCTTGACTATTGGCTTAGGTGATGCCCTAAGACGCTTAGATAAAAAAACCATGATTGCCCTAAGAGAACCCTCACTGGGACCGACAATGGGATTAAAAGGCGGGGCAGCTGGTGGAGGCTATGCCCAAGTTGTGCCTATGGAAGATATTAATTTACATTTTACCGGTGATCTACACGCGATTACTCAAGCTAATAATCTTCTATCAGCAATTATTGATAACCACATTCAACAGGGGAACCAGTTAGGTATTGATAGCCGACGGATTACCTGGAAACGGGTCATGGATATGAATGACCGGGTGCTACGTCATATTGTGGTAGGTCTGGGGAGTCCTGGTAATGGCTATGTACGCGAAGATGGTTTTGATATTACTGTTGCCTCAGAGATTATGGCAATCCTTTGCCTTTCTAGAAATCTTGATGAATTACGTCAACGCTTCGATAAAATTGTGATTGGCTATACTCGAGACCAAGAAGCGGTTACAGTAAAAGATTTAGGCTGTTCTGGTGCTATGGCCTTATTAATGAAGGATGCTATTTTACCGAATTTAGTACAGACCCTAGAACATACGCCAGCATTGATCCATGGGGGACCTTTTGCTAATATTGCCCATGGCTGCAATTCAGTGATTGCAACCGATACAGCTCTTCGTTTAGCAGATTATGTGATCACTGAAGCTGGCTTTGGAGCTGACTTAGGGGCCGAGAAATTTATGGATATCAAGGTTCCTATCTTAGAAAAATCTCCCGATGCCGTAGTTATCGTGGCTACTGCAAGAGCCCTAAAACATCACGGCAATCCTAATTTGGATAAAAATGCCGCTTTAGAGGAAAGACTCGAGGCAGTTAGAAAAGGCTTTGCTAACCTAGGTCGACATATTCAAATTATGAAATCCTACCAAGTCCCTGTTTTAGTAGCTATTAATCACTTTAAGGACGATACTGACGAAGAGATTGAACTGATAAAAGAGCTCTGTCAAAAAGAGGAGACGCCTTCTTACTTGGCAGATGTCTGGGAAAAAGGAGGTCAAGGGGCGCTTGACCTTGGTCAAGCCGTGATCGACTCCATTGATGGAGAGCAAAATACTCACTTCCAACCCCTTTATCAAGCTGATCAAAAGAGTATTGAAGAAAAAATTCAAGTAATTAATCAAAAAATATACGGTGGGGAGGGTGTTGAATATTCAGCCGAGGCTAAGAAACAATTAGCGGCTATTAAGAAAAACGGCTGGGATCATTTACCGATATGTATGGCAAAAACCCAATATTCTCTGAGTGATGATCCTAAATTGCTAGGTGCTCCAGAGAATTTCACCCTACATATTCGTGAGTTAGTTCCCAAGCTAGGGGCAGGCTTCATTGTTGCTTTGACGGGTAACGTTTTAACCATGCCAGGTTTACCTAAGCAACCAGCTGCTCTCAAGATGTCCATTGATAATCAAGGAAAGATTAGTGGACTTTTCTAG
- a CDS encoding ABC-F family ATP-binding cassette domain-containing protein, giving the protein MQDYLAKNWSKTYGIKQLLDEVSFLIREGDHIALIGPNGSGKSTLLKILAGKDHLDSGTIEHSNDYSIGLVSQNPDLDDQQSLFEAVYSGDSPLVKTVKAYEQATQALSQDPNDEKKQKKFSHWESEMNRLDAWQLDTNIQTILTKLELKDLYQKVGHLSGGQKRRLGLAKVLIDEPDLLLLDEPTNHMDFEMVKWLENYINNYKKSVVIVTHDRYFLDTVAQRVFALDRGKLTEYQGNYQDYLNKRAVELDVEAANQAKQKKLYKQELAWMRQGAKARSTKQQARINRFNDLKEDLNQHRSLQGSVQLDFDQERLGKKVISLEDVSVGYDSRQPLLEDINLLIQNRDRIGIIGENGVGKTSLLNTIAGIIPPLSGQIDIGPTVKIAYFQQVPTDLPEDKRLINYISEVADEIVYDDGRKLSASQMLETFLFNRESHGQLIAKLSGGEKKRLYLLRLLMERPNVLFLDEPTNDLDIDTLTVLEDYLAQFPGAMLTVSHDRYFLDKTVDKLLIVHKDKSCQLFFGNFTDYESEHKEKAKSSHSSKQSSGQKVEVTHKSNDSDTIQSSKKRMTYKEKQDWQVIESQIDQLETDIQRIENDMLANGSDYGKLSELQKEKEGKENDLLGKMEYWEYLSELKP; this is encoded by the coding sequence TTGCAAGATTACTTAGCTAAAAATTGGAGTAAAACATATGGCATCAAGCAGTTACTTGATGAGGTATCTTTTTTAATTCGTGAAGGCGACCATATTGCCTTGATCGGCCCCAATGGATCAGGAAAGTCCACCTTATTAAAAATTTTAGCCGGTAAGGATCATTTGGATAGCGGAACGATTGAACATAGTAACGATTATTCCATCGGTTTAGTTAGTCAAAATCCAGACTTAGATGATCAGCAAAGCCTCTTTGAAGCGGTATATTCTGGAGATAGCCCCTTAGTCAAAACAGTTAAAGCCTATGAACAAGCCACACAGGCTCTATCTCAAGATCCTAATGATGAAAAGAAACAAAAGAAATTTTCACATTGGGAAAGCGAAATGAATCGCTTAGATGCTTGGCAGTTAGATACAAATATTCAAACTATCCTTACTAAGTTGGAACTCAAGGATCTCTATCAAAAGGTAGGGCATTTAAGCGGGGGCCAAAAACGCAGGTTGGGATTGGCTAAAGTATTAATTGATGAACCTGATCTTTTATTATTGGATGAACCGACTAACCACATGGATTTTGAAATGGTCAAATGGCTGGAAAATTATATTAATAATTATAAAAAATCAGTGGTTATTGTGACTCATGACCGTTACTTCCTGGATACGGTAGCCCAACGGGTATTTGCCTTAGATAGAGGGAAACTGACTGAATACCAGGGAAATTACCAAGATTACTTGAACAAACGTGCCGTTGAGTTAGATGTTGAAGCCGCTAATCAAGCCAAGCAAAAGAAATTGTATAAGCAGGAACTGGCCTGGATGCGCCAAGGGGCTAAGGCCAGATCTACCAAGCAACAGGCCCGTATTAATCGTTTTAATGATCTTAAAGAGGATTTAAATCAGCACCGGTCTCTTCAAGGTTCCGTTCAACTAGACTTTGATCAAGAACGTTTAGGAAAAAAAGTTATTTCTCTAGAAGACGTTAGTGTGGGTTATGATAGCCGCCAGCCTTTACTTGAAGATATTAATTTACTAATCCAAAATCGGGACCGCATTGGTATTATTGGTGAAAATGGTGTCGGTAAGACCAGCTTACTAAATACCATTGCGGGAATAATCCCTCCTTTAAGCGGACAGATTGACATTGGACCTACTGTTAAGATTGCTTATTTCCAACAAGTTCCTACTGATTTACCAGAAGATAAGCGACTAATTAACTATATTAGTGAAGTTGCTGATGAAATTGTCTATGATGATGGACGTAAACTGTCAGCATCGCAAATGTTAGAAACTTTTTTATTTAACCGGGAAAGCCATGGGCAATTAATTGCTAAATTGTCTGGTGGTGAAAAGAAACGTTTGTATCTTTTGCGATTATTAATGGAACGGCCTAATGTCTTATTCCTAGACGAACCTACCAATGATTTAGATATTGATACTTTAACAGTCTTAGAGGATTACCTGGCTCAATTTCCGGGTGCGATGTTGACGGTTAGCCATGACCGCTACTTTTTAGATAAAACGGTTGATAAATTATTAATTGTTCATAAGGACAAATCTTGTCAACTATTTTTTGGAAACTTCACGGACTATGAAAGTGAGCATAAAGAAAAAGCTAAAAGTAGCCATTCTTCAAAACAAAGTTCAGGACAAAAAGTTGAAGTTACACATAAAAGTAATGACTCTGACACTATTCAAAGCAGTAAGAAGAGAATGACCTATAAAGAAAAGCAAGATTGGCAAGTTATTGAGAGTCAAATCGATCAGTTAGAGACTGATATCCAAAGAATAGAAAATGATATGCTAGCAAATGGATCTGACTACGGAAAGTTATCTGAGTTGCAAAAAGAAAAAGAAGGCAAAGAAAATGATTTGCTAGGAAAAATGGAATATTGGGAGTATCTGAGTGAATTGAAACCTTAA
- a CDS encoding thymidylate synthase, which yields MKQYLDLLQTILEKGHDKSDRTGVGTRSIFGYQMRFDLNEGFPILTTKKVAFGLIKSELLWFLRGDTNIRYLLENNNHIWDEWAFENWISSEDYQGPDMTNFGLRAEKDPEFKAEYLNVKADFCQKILNDEDFAKEYGELGNVYGKQWRDWETRDGGSIDQIANILEQLKNTPDSRRIILSAWNPEDIPNMALPPCHTLSQFYVNDGKLSCQLYQRSGDVFLGVPFNIASYALLTHLIAREVGLEVGDFVHTFGDVHIYNNHFDQVKEQLSRQPGQLPQLEIKSDKSMFDLEKDDIVLNNYHPQAPIKASVAV from the coding sequence GTGAAGCAATATTTAGACTTGTTACAGACCATTTTAGAAAAGGGCCATGACAAGTCCGACCGGACCGGTGTGGGCACGCGTTCAATTTTTGGTTATCAGATGCGTTTTGATCTTAATGAAGGTTTTCCGATCTTGACAACTAAGAAGGTAGCCTTTGGTCTGATAAAGAGTGAACTTCTATGGTTTTTAAGAGGAGACACTAATATTCGTTATTTATTAGAAAATAATAACCATATTTGGGATGAGTGGGCCTTTGAAAACTGGATAAGCAGTGAGGACTATCAGGGCCCAGATATGACCAATTTTGGTTTGCGGGCAGAAAAGGATCCAGAATTTAAAGCCGAATATTTAAACGTTAAAGCAGACTTTTGTCAAAAGATCCTTAATGATGAAGACTTTGCTAAAGAATATGGTGAATTAGGTAATGTCTATGGCAAACAATGGCGGGATTGGGAAACTCGTGATGGGGGCTCTATCGATCAAATTGCTAATATTCTAGAGCAGCTTAAAAATACCCCTGATTCTCGCCGAATCATCTTATCCGCCTGGAATCCAGAAGATATCCCTAATATGGCCTTGCCTCCCTGTCATACCTTAAGTCAATTTTACGTTAATGATGGCAAGCTTTCCTGCCAACTCTACCAAAGAAGTGGCGATGTCTTTTTAGGGGTTCCTTTTAATATTGCTTCTTATGCTTTATTAACTCATTTAATTGCCCGTGAAGTCGGCTTGGAAGTCGGGGACTTTGTTCATACTTTTGGTGATGTTCATATCTATAATAATCATTTCGACCAGGTAAAAGAACAATTAAGTCGTCAACCTGGTCAATTACCCCAGCTTGAAATAAAAAGTGACAAATCCATGTTTGACCTTGAAAAGGATGATATCGTATTGAATAATTATCACCCTCAGGCTCCGATAAAGGCTTCAGTGGCTGTATAG
- a CDS encoding dihydrofolate reductase — translation MLIAIWAHAANGIIGKNNQLPWHISEDMKFFKQETLHKTVVMGRKTFESMGNRPLKERKNYILTRKKSLPGVNANNEDQVQIINQMDEIIELAKDENVMVIGGAEIYRLFWPYLDELRITNIAENIEGDTSFNPDLSQFRRYAVVDQDLNSESNYHYQFEFWEKKK, via the coding sequence ATGTTAATAGCTATATGGGCCCATGCGGCTAATGGTATTATAGGAAAAAATAACCAACTTCCTTGGCATATTAGCGAAGATATGAAATTTTTTAAGCAAGAAACCCTGCATAAGACTGTAGTTATGGGCCGAAAAACCTTCGAGTCGATGGGCAACCGCCCATTAAAAGAGCGTAAAAATTACATTCTGACCCGTAAGAAAAGCTTGCCGGGGGTTAACGCTAATAATGAGGATCAGGTTCAAATCATTAATCAGATGGATGAGATTATCGAACTAGCAAAAGACGAAAATGTTATGGTTATCGGAGGCGCAGAAATTTACCGCTTATTCTGGCCTTATTTGGATGAGCTTCGTATTACTAATATTGCTGAAAATATTGAGGGGGATACTAGCTTTAATCCTGATCTGAGCCAATTTAGACGCTATGCGGTTGTTGACCAAGATCTTAATAGTGAATCGAATTATCATTACCAGTTCGAATTCTGGGAAAAAAAGAAATGA
- a CDS encoding YpmS family protein → MENKKKQRNPWKIAFLSLLTFLVILFASAYFYIYQNSQANTYQDKIQVNQPKNPDQAMVPVKLAMTVDHLVRLLNQENLPFLLENNQDAVVIKGKIQLLNQSLAYTLTTRPEVHSSGNLSLKVVNFSILSLDLPLNLFLPILSKIMPSDLPLAVDTASESVIISLKELLAKEGIAFEVETIDLTNDQIVLQLAIPEQKISQILDQLGEKD, encoded by the coding sequence GTGGAAAATAAAAAGAAGCAAAGAAATCCATGGAAAATTGCATTCTTAAGCTTGCTTACCTTTTTGGTGATTTTATTTGCTTCTGCTTATTTTTATATCTATCAAAATAGTCAAGCAAATACCTACCAAGACAAAATCCAAGTGAATCAGCCTAAGAATCCTGACCAGGCAATGGTTCCAGTTAAACTAGCGATGACCGTTGACCATCTGGTCCGTCTTCTCAACCAAGAAAACCTGCCTTTTCTTTTGGAAAATAATCAGGACGCGGTCGTTATAAAAGGGAAAATTCAGCTTTTAAACCAATCCCTTGCTTACACCTTAACTACTCGCCCTGAGGTCCATTCCAGTGGCAATCTTAGTTTGAAAGTAGTTAATTTCTCTATACTATCCTTAGATCTTCCTTTAAATCTCTTTTTACCCATTCTTTCCAAGATAATGCCTAGTGACTTGCCTTTAGCTGTTGATACTGCATCAGAATCGGTCATTATTTCTTTAAAAGAATTACTAGCTAAGGAAGGCATTGCCTTTGAAGTTGAAACAATCGATTTGACTAATGATCAAATTGTTTTACAATTAGCAATTCCTGAGCAGAAAATTAGCCAAATCTTAGACCAGTTGGGAGAGAAAGATTAA
- a CDS encoding YozE family protein, whose product MKPFYQYIQKHRNSSGTSQDPKSQLAELIYLDGDFPKTATDFASISNYIELNSRYSQWVSLFDELWQAYLNND is encoded by the coding sequence GTGAAGCCATTTTATCAATATATTCAAAAACACCGCAATAGTAGTGGGACAAGTCAAGATCCCAAGAGCCAATTGGCTGAATTAATCTATCTTGATGGAGATTTCCCCAAAACTGCTACTGATTTTGCTAGTATTAGTAATTACATTGAGTTAAATAGTCGCTACTCTCAGTGGGTTTCGCTATTCGATGAATTGTGGCAAGCTTATCTCAACAATGACTAA